Genomic DNA from Amycolatopsis alba DSM 44262:
CGTTCCCCGCCCGCGAGGGCCCGAAGAGCGCCGACGACGAGCATGTAGAGCTTGAGCACCGGCTCGCCCTCTTCGGCGGACAACCGGTCCGCCGTCTCGGCGATGGCGCTCGCGGCGGTGTAGCGCTGGTAGTCGGCCACCAGCGGCAACGCGAACGCGTCGACCGTCTCGACCTGGGTGATCACGTCGAGGGAACGGCCCGTGTAGAACTGGATGTCGACGTGCCCGAACGGCTCCAGCCGCGCTCCGAAGCGCGACGACGTCCGACGCACGCCTTTCGCGACCGCACGGACCTTGCCGTGCCGCCGCGTGAGCAGGGTGATGATCCTGTCGGCCTCACCCAGCTTGTGCGTCCGCAACACCACTCCGGTGTCGCGATAGAGGTTCACCACCCCGACATCGTCCCACCAGGGACCGACATCGGGGTGGTGAGCCCTGGAATCAGCAGTAGCTGCCGTAGCAGCTGTAGGTCGCCGTCGACGCCGCGACGATCGAAAAGATGAAGATGACGATGCCGACGAGGCAGCCGACACCGCCGATGATCGACGCGATCATGCACATCGTCCGCGTCGACCTCGACGCGTCCGCGGCGGCGGCGTAGTTGCCCTGCATCTTGTAGGTGTTGACCTCATTGGACTTCATGATCGCGAAGATCGCGATGATCCAGCAGAGGAAGATGCAGCCGATCGCCCAGCCCTTGTAGTCCTTGATGGCGTTGATGTCGCCGCCACCACCGGGCATTCCGCCCGGCGCACCGTAGGGAGACGGCGCGCCGTACGGGGCGGGCTGGCCGTAGGGAGCGGGCATGCCACCGGAAGGCGGCCCGTAGCCAGGCTGCTGCTGTCCGTAGGGCTGCTGCTGGCCGTAGGGGTTGGTCATGTGAATGGTCCTCGTTGTTCTTTCGGGCTAGAACGCCGTCGCGACGGCCAGGATGATCCAGAGAATGGAGAACAGGCAGCCGACGCCGCCGATGATCGAGGCGATCATGCACATGGTCTTCGTCGACTTCGACGCGTCCATGGCGGCGGCGTAGTTGCCCTGCATCTTGTAGGTGTTGACCTCATTGGACTTCATGATCGCGAAGATCGCGATGATCCAGCAGAGGAAGATGCAGCCGATCGCCCAGCCCTTGTAGTCGGGGATCGAGTTGATGTCCCCGCCACCGGGCATGCCGCCCGGAGCGCCATACGGCGCGGGCTGGCCGTACGGAGAGGGCTGACCGTACGGCGCGGGCTGGCCGTACGGCATGGGGTTCGCGCCCGAAGGCTGACCGTACGGTGCGGGCGTGGCGCCGGACGGGGGTCCGTATCCGGGCTGAGGCTGCTGGCCATAGGGCTGCTGCTGGCCGTAGCCGGGCTGCTGGCCGTACGGGTTCGTCATCGGGTTCCCCACTTGTGTCGTGCTTCCCGGCGGGTGGATCCCGCCGGTCGTTCCTTACTGCTGCGGCGTTCCGGGCCCGTTCGGCCCGTCCGCCCCCGGCAGCTGCTGCCTCAGCTGCTCCGGCGTGATCTTCTGCGTCGGCTCGGCTTCGTCGAACCCGGACGGTGCCTGCTGAGGCTGCTGACCGGGGCGGAGGACCTGAGTCGGCTCGGGCTCCCCGAAGGCCGGTCCCGGCTGGGACTCCGGGGAAGGCGCCGCGGTTCCCGGCGGCTGCTGACCGAATGGCTGCGCCGGCGGCTGCTGGCCGAACGGCTGTTGCGGCTGCTGACCGAACGCCTGAGGCTGCTGGGGCTGCTGCCCGAACGGCGAGGGCTGCTGGGGCTGCGCGCCGAACGGCTGCTGCGGCTGCTGGCCGAACGGCGAGGGCGGTGCGGGGAATCCCGGATTCTGGCCGAACACCGCCGGCGCGAGCGCGGCGGTGGCTTCGCCGGGGACGACGACGGTGCTGAGGATCTTGTCGGCGAACGTCTGCTTCTTCTGGTCCCACAGCGGCCAGAGGTAGCCGAGGCCGCAGACCCAGCCGTCCAGGTTGTGGCACAGGTCCCGGACAAAGGCCATCAGCGGGCCGATCGGCTGCCCGTCGACTTCGCGGACGAGCTTGATCTTCAGGATCTTCTTGCCGAGCGACTGACCGGTGGTGCCCATCTTGAACCATCGGTTGTAGACGGTCCAGCCGAGTCCCGCGAGGTAGCCGATGCCGGTGATGATGCCGCCGACGACCGAATGCACGTTCGTGGCGACGATCGCGCCGATGATCGGGAGCACGACGATCGGACCGAAGTCGATCAAGGTCCCGGCCGCGCGCAGGCCCCAGTGGGCGTAATCGGTCTGCGGCCCGAACTGGGCGGCCTGGCCGAACGGCGCCTGCTGGCCCGGCTGCCCGAACGGCGCCTGCTGCTGGGACTGCTGCCCGAACGGCTGCTGCGGCTGCTGCGGCTGCTGCGCGCCGAACGGCTGCTGGGGCTGCGCGCCGAACGGCGACTGCTGTTGCGGTTGCTGCCCGAACGGTGAGGAAGGCTGCTCGCCGACGGCCTGCTGACCGAAGGGCGAGGACTGGTCACCCTGAGGAAGCTGCTGGCCGAACGGCGAAGGATGGTCACTCTGAGAAGGCTGCTGCCCGAACGGCGAGGGCTGCTCTCCCGATGGCGGTTGTCCGAACGGCTGCTGCGGCTGCGGTGACTGCTGCTGCCCGTCCCCCGGCTGGGGCCCGGATCCTGGTGGCGGCTGCTGTCCCGGCGGCTGCTGGCCGTAGGGAGTGGTCATCGAAATCCCCTCGCTGGTTCCTCGCCCCCTGGCGCACGGGGCCTCGTGCGGCGAACCGGGCTGAATGTACGGCATGGATACACACCGAGCAGACCGGTGCGCGGGAGCGTACTCGGTGCCACCGACGATCCGGGCCTCGGCCCGGCACTCAGACGTAGAGCGAGGTGAACGGGGCGAAGGGCAGGTTACGGATGACGAACCAGACGACGAACACGACGCCGAACGCGAGCGGCGTCCAACGCCAGTGCAGCCAGCTGTCGACAGATCTGCCTCGGAGCCTGCCGACCGCCCAGGCGACGGTGCTCCAGACGAGCAGCAGAAGGATCACAAAGGACACCGCGTTGTAGTGCAGCGCGGCGGGGATGTCCCCGTGCAGCGCGCTGTAGACCATGCGCATGCCACCGCAGCCGGGGCACGCGATGCCCAGCACGGCTTTGGTGGGACAGACCGGAAGCGGTCCGCCGGGGGTGGTGGGATCGCCGAGCAAGAGGACGACGCAGCCCGCCGCGGCGCCGGCGGCGACGGCGAGGGGCGGCCCCAGCGCGCGGGTCCGTGCTTTGAACCCGCGCGCCGGGAATCCCGTATAGACGGACGTCGTCACGGCGTGAAACTTCCCGCCGACGCGCCGATGATGATCATCACCACGATGAAGATGATGTACAGCAGGAAAAGACCGCCGGTGGCGATCGCTCCCCACATGGACCACTTCTTCGCGTCGTCGGCGGCCTTCTGGGCTTCGGCGTGGAAGCCCTGCGCCCACAACGTCTGCACCTGGCTCGACTTCACGATCGCCACGATACCCAGCGGCAAGCAGCACAGCACCGTGCAGAGAATGGCCCACACCAGGTTGTTGTCCGGCGGAGGACCGTAGTTCGGCACGCCGCCGTAGTACGGCTGCTGCGGCGGTGGCCCGCCCGGAGGCGGGTAGTTCGGGTACTGGTCGGTCATGAGGTCTCCCCCTCGGTCTGCGGGATCAGCGGTAGTTGTTCACGTCCACCGAAGCCGCGAAGACGCCGAGGACGACGAACAGCAGAATGTACAGAGCGATGAGCACGCCGCCGACGATGGCCGCGATGATCGACCACTTCTTGGCGGCGTCGGCCGCTTCCTGTGCGGCGGCGGGCTGGCCCTGCGCCCAGAGGGTGTTCACCTGGTTCGCCTTGACGATCGCGACGATGCCGAAGGGCAGGCAGCACAGGATCGTGGTGAGGATCGCCCACACCAGGTTGTTGTTGGGCGGCGGGCCGGGGTTGTTGAAGCCGCCACCGCCCTGAGGGTCGCCGGAGTAGTTGGGCAGGCCCTGGTTGTCGGTCATTTACCGCTTTCCCTTCACGAATGAGATGTGGAAATCGCCCCGCGCGCCGCCGCCCGATCAGCGATCACGGGGGTCGAGGAGTGAGACTCTAAGGTCACCCGTCCGGTTCCACACCGTCAATCGGTCTCCGCGACCGAATCGAGACATTCCGTTAAGTCAGAAGCCCAGCCGTCGCAACTGACGGGGGTCGCGCTGCCACTCTTTGGCAACTTTGATGTGCAGGTCGAGGTAGACCTTCGAACCGAGAAGGCCTTCGATCTGCTGCCGGGCGCGGGCGCCGACGTCCTTGAGACGCTCACCCTTGTGCCCGAGGATGATGCCCTTCTGGCTCGGCCGTTCCACATAGAGGAACGCGTGCACGTCGATCATGTCGTCCCTGCCCTCGTGTGGCAGCATCTCTTCGACGGTGACGGCGATCGAGTGCGGGAGTTCGTCCCGGACACCTTCCAGCGCGGCCTCGCGGATCAGCTCGGCGACCAGGGTCTGCTCGGGCTCGTCGGTGAGTTCACCGCCCGGATACAGCTGCGGGCCTTCGGGAAGATGACGCACCAGCAGGTCCGCGAGCGCGCCGACCTGGAAACCGTCCACAGCGGACACCGGGATGAGTTCGGCGAACTCCATGACCTCCTGCAGGGCGAGCAGCTGCTCGGCGACCTGTTCGGGTTTCACGAGATCCGTCTTGGTGACGACGCCGATCACCGGGGTCCGCTTGGCGATCTTCTTGAGCTCGGCGGCGATGAACCGGTCGCCGGGGCCGACCTTTTCGTTGGCAGGCACGCAAAGCCCGACAACGTCCACTTCGGACCATGTCGAGTGGACGATGTCGTTGAGGCGCTCGCCGAGCAGGGTCCTCGGCCGGTGCAGCCCCGGCGTGTCGATGATCACCAGCTGGGCGTCGTCGCGGTGGACGATGCCGCGGATGGCGTGCCGGGTAGTCTGCGGTTTGCTGGAGGTGATCGCCACCTTGCTGCCGACGAGCGCGTTGGTCAGCGTCGATTTGCCCGCGTTGGGCCGCCCGACGAAGCAGGCGAAACCGGAACGGTGCGGCTCGGTCATCAGTTCAGCACCTTGCCACTGGGATCGGCGAGATAAATGGGCGCCGTTTCGGCGATGTCGCGGACCGCGTGCACGGAAGCCTCCTTGAGCAGGCCTTCGGCGGTGACCACGACGGCGGCTTCGATTCCTTCGGCTCCGCTCGAAACAGCGGCGGCGACGGCGGCCTGCAGCGCGGTGAGCTTGAATGACGGCTGGTCGACCGTGCTCGCCGCGTAGGTGCGGCCGTCGGTGTCGCGCAGCGCGGCACCCTCCTCGGCCTGGGTGCGGGCTCGCGCGGACCTGGCCAGGGTCACCAGCTTCTCGTCCTCGGCGTCCAGCTCAGGCATGTTCGACACTTCTGTCCCTTTCATCGGGCTGTGGGACGCGGGTGCGACGCCTGCCCTGTGCCGCGTCGGTCACCGCGTCCGCGTCGGCGGGGTGGACGACCACCGTGGTGATCCGCATCCGCCCGCGCCGGTCCTTACCGCCTTCGGCGAACAGCCGAAGTCCGGCGACCTCGGCTTCGGCCCCCGGCAGCGGGACCCTACCCAGTCGCTCGGCGAGCAGCCCGCCCACGGTCTCCACGTCGTGGTCTTCGAGATCGATCCCGAACAGTTCGCCCAGGTCGTCGATCGAGAGCCGGGACGAGACGCGGACCGCGCCGTTGTCGAGTTCTTCGACCTCGGGGCGTTCGTCGGTGTCGGATTCGTCGGTGATCTCGCCGACGATCTCCTCGAGGATGTCCTCGATGGTGAGCAGGCCCGCGGTGCCGCCGTACTCGTCGACGGCGATGGCCATGTGGTTGTGCGAGACCTGCATCTCCTTGAGCAGGTCGTCGAGCCGCTTCGAGTCCGGCACGAAGCTCGCCGGGTTCATCAGCTCCTCGACCTGGCGCTGCGGTCCGCCCTCGGCCATGTACGCGGGCATGAGGTCCTTGATGTTGACCACGCCGGCGACGTCGTCGACGGAGTCGCCGATCACCGGCAGCCGGGTGAACCCGGTGCGCAGGGCCAGCGCGAGCGCCTGGCGCACGGTCTTGTCGTGCTCGATCCAGACGATCTCCGTGCGCGGCACCATGACCTCACGCGCGACGGTGTCGCCGAGTTCGAACACCGAGTGGATCATCTCGCGTTCGGATTCCTCGACGACGCCGCGTTCCTGGGCGAGGTCGACCAGCTCGCGCAGTTCGACTTCGGAGGTGAACGGGCCTTCGCGGAAGCCGCGACCAGGGGTGATGGCGTTACCGAGGACGATCAGCAGCCTGCTGAGCGGGCCGAGGATGGAGCCGAGGACGCGGACGGGGCCCGCGACGACGAGACCGATCCGGTACGGGTGCTGGCGGCCGAGGGTGCGCGGGCCGACCCCGATGAGCACGTAACTCACCACGACCATCACACCCGCGGCGACGACGACGGCCAGCCACAGCGGCCGGATCCAGCGGAGGATGTCGACGGTGACCAGCACGGTGGCGGTCAGCTCGCAGGTCATCCGCAGCAACAGGATCAGGTTGATGTGGCGGCGGCGTTCGGCGATGACCAGTGCGAGCTGGCGGGCGCCGGGGCGGCCGAGCCGGACGAGGCCGTCGGCGCGGGCCTTGGAGACCGTGCTGACGGCCGCGTCGGCGGCCGCGAACACCCCGGCGAGCAGGATCAGCGCGATGGCGATGATCAGCAGAGCCGTGGGACTGCCCATTTCGGTGCCGCCTAGGCCGGAGGTTCGTCGGCGGGCACGGTGTCGAGACCGGCCGTGCCGAGGAGCCTGTCGTCCGCGGTGCGCTGCGCGTCACGGCGGTTGTGCGCGGCCACGGCCGCCTGGAACTCGCCGAGGATCCGCTTCTGCAGACCGAACATCTCGCGTTCTTCGGCGGGTTCGGCGTGGTCGTAGCCGAGCAGGTGCAGCACGCCGTGCGTGGTGAGCAGGTGCAGCTCGTCGATCAGCGCGTGACCGGCCGTCTTGGCCTGGTCCTTCGCGAACGCCGGGCACAGCACGATGTCGCCGAGCAGCGCGGGTGAGGCGTCGGGCGCGTCGGGGCGGCGCGACGAGTCGAGCTCGTCCATCGGGAAGGCCATCACGTCGGTGGGACCCGGCAGGTCCATCCAGCGTTCGTGCAGGTCTTCCATCACCTCGAGGGTGACGAGCAGGATGGACAGCTCGGCGAGCGGGCTGACCTCCATCTTGTCGAGTGCGAACCGCGCGGCCGACACGATCGAGGTCTCGTCGACGTTCACGCCCGATTCATTGGCGATCTCGATGCTCATTTTTCATCCCCGATGCTGCGCGCGGCCGGAAACGCGCGCGCCTTGGTCACTGCGGGCGACGGGCGCTCACTCCTCATCTCCGCTGCCCTTTCCAGCCACTGCCCTGGTTCTGGCTGTCCTGCAGCGCCTGCCACTTCTCGTACGCGTCGACGATGTCGCCGACGAGCTTGTGCCGCACCACGTCCTGGCTGGTGAGCTGGGCGAAGTGCAGGTCCTCGACACCTTCGAGGATGTCCCGGACCACCCGCAGGCCGCTCTTCTGGCCGCTGGGGAGGTCGACCTGGGTGACGTCGCCGGTGACGACGATCTTGGCGCCGAAGCCGAGCCGGGTGAGGAACATCTTCATCTGTTCCGGCGTGGTGTTCTGCGCTTCGTCGAGGATGATGAAGGCGTCGTTGAGGGTGCGGCCGCGCATGTACGCGAGCGGCGCGATCTCGATGGTGCCGGCCTGCATCAGCCGCGGGATCGACTCGGGCTCGACCATGTCGTGCAGCGCGTCGTAGAGCGGGCGCAGGTACGGGTCGATCTTCTCGTTGAGCGTGCCCGGCAGATAGCCGAGGCGCTCGCCCGCTTCGACCGCGGGCCGGGTCAGCACGATGCGGGTGACCTGCTTGGCCTGCAGCGCCTGGACGGCCTTGGCCATGGCGAGGTACGTCTTGCCGGTACCGGCGGGGCCGATCCCGAAGACGATGGTGTGCTTGTCGATGGCGTCGACGTAGCGCTTCTGGTTGAGCGTCTTGGGCCGGATGGTCTTGCCGCGCCGGGAGATGATGTTCATGCTCAGCACTTCGGCCGGCGACTCGGAGTCGCCGGTGGAGAGCATGCCGACGGTGCGGCGGACGGTGGCCGGGTCGACCTGCTGGCCGCGGCCGGCGAGCGTCACGAGTTCGGCGAAGACACGTTCGGCGAAGGCGACGTCGGCGGGGGCGCCGGTCAGGGTGACCTCGTTGCCCCGGACGTGGACGTCGGCGGCGAGGAGCTCTTCGGCGACACGGAGGTTTTCGTCCCTCGAGCCGAGCAGGCTGAGCGCGGCGGCGTCGGGGATGGGGAATCGGGACTGGGCCGCTTCGGTGACGGCGGCCTCGTCGGCCTTCGACGGTGTGACGTCCGCGGGAACGTCGGGTCGGGCGGCTTCACCCGGTACGGTTCCGGCCACGTGGCCTCGGGCCTACTTCCTGCGCTTACGCTGCGATTTTCAACAACACTGACAAGGTCGATGTTACTGGTTGCGGGTGTCGGCACGCAGTCCGGTTTCTCCAGGCCGCGCGCTTCAGCGTCCGAAATGCCCCAGCTGCTCGCCGCCGAGCACGTGCGCGTGCACGTGGAAGACGGTCTGGCCGGCGTCACCGTCGGTGTTGAACACCACCCGATAGCCCGACTCCGCGATCCCCTCGAGCTCCGCCACCTTGCGCGCCGCCAAGGCGATGTCGGCGAGCACCTGCGGGTCCGCCGCCGCCAGCTCGGCGACGTTCCGGTACCGCTTCTTCGGCACCACGAGCACATGCACCCGCGCCTGCGGCGCTATGTCCCGAAACGCATACGTCGTCGCGTCCTCGTACACCTTGTCGGACGGGATCTCGCCCGCGATGATCCGCTCGAACAACGTCTCCGCGTCACTCATCCCCCCACCCTATCCCCCACCCGCCCCCCCAAGTACGTGAAGGCAGATGGCCGTCATCCGTGATCAGACGGACGACACACGTGATCGGACGGACAACTCCCTCACCAGGCGAGGGCCGCCAGGCCCTACGCCGATACCAAAGACCAGCAGCCACCTACACGCTTCGCTGCGGGGCTGCCAACCGCCGCCGGACGCACCGTGGGGGTCCGGGGGGCTCGGCCCCCCGGTGCAACACGCGGAACCGCGCCGCGGCGCGAATTTGGGGCGTAGCAATGAGCGAAGCGACTTGCGAAGCCCCCAAATGAAGACGCCGCGGCGCGGTGGAGCCTGGGGGTCGCTCCACCGCCGCCGCGGCTCCGCCGGACCGAGGGGGGAGGTGCCCGGCGGGGATTCACGCACGCGACTGGGCTTCAACCCCCAGTGGCGCGCCGAAACCGTGTGTTGCGCGTCAGTTAACGAGAGTAACGGCTGTTTGCGTGATCGCGCCATAACCGGCCGCAAATTAGTGGGGTGTTTTTTCACTTCCAGCGGTCGGTGAGAACTCCGAGTGCGCCCAGCGCGACGGCGGCGGCGGTGGAGGTGCGCAAAACGGTGGGGCCCAACCGGATGGCGGTCGCGCCGGCTTCGGTGAGGGTGGCGAGTTCTTCGTCGGTGATGCCGCCTTCGGGGCCGACGATGAGGAGGATGTCGCCTTGTGGCGGGAGTTCGATCTCGGTGAGCCGGGTGGTGATGCCGGATTCGAGGACGAGGGCGCGCGAAACGGTCTGGGCGAGTTCGGCGAGTTCGCGGGTGGTGGCGGGCTCGGCGACTTCGGGGACGTGGGCGCGGCGGGCTTGTTTGGCGGCGGCGCGGGCGGTGGTGCGCCAGCGGGTGAGGGCTTTGTCGCCGCGGGTTCCTTCTTCCCAGCGGGCGACGCTGCGGGCGGCGCGCCAGGGGACGATCGCGTCGGCGCCTGCTTCGGTGGCGAGTTCGACGGCGAGTTCGCCGCGGTCGCCTTTGGCGAGTGCCTGGGCGACGATGACGCGCAGTGCGGGCGGTTCCTCGGTCCAGTGTTCTTCGATGGCGAGGGTGAGTGCCGCGTCGCGGCCTGCCTGGACGGCCTCGACGACGCAGCGCGCCATGCCGCCTTCGCCGTCGGAAAGCATGAGGCGTTCGCCGACGCGCAGCCGCCGGACGGTGGCGGCGTGCCGGGCTTCCTCACCGTCGAGCGTGGTGCGCCCGGAGCCGGGCAGCGCGTCGGTGAGGAAGACCGGCAGTGTCGTCTCTGGCACGGGTTACCGGTGGTTCTTGGTGCGCAGCTTGGAGAACAGCCCGCCGGGCTTGGAGCCGTTCGAGGAAAGCGAAGGCACGTCTTCGCCGCGCTGCTGGGCCAGTTCGACGAGGAGGTCGCGCTGGGCGTCGTCGAGTTTGGTCGGCACGACGACGTCGATGTGGACGTGCAGGTCGCCGCGGCCGTCGACGCGGCCGGAGGACCGCAGCCGCGGCATGCCCTTGGCGGTGAGCACGAGTTCGGTGGCGGGCTGGGTGCCCGGTTCGATGTCGAGTTCGTAGTCGCCGTCGATGAGGGTTTCGATGGGCACCGTGGCGCCGAGGGCGGCGGTGGTCATCGGGATGCGGAAGTTGCAGTGCAGGTCGTTGCCCTGCCGGACGAACACCTCGTGCGGGGCCTCGTCGATCTCGACGTACAGGTCGCCCGCCGGGCCGCCGCCGGGGCCGACCTCGCCCTGGCCGGAGAGGCGGATGCGCATGCCGTCGCCGACGCCCGGCGG
This window encodes:
- the ybeY gene encoding rRNA maturation RNase YbeY: MSIEIANESGVNVDETSIVSAARFALDKMEVSPLAELSILLVTLEVMEDLHERWMDLPGPTDVMAFPMDELDSSRRPDAPDASPALLGDIVLCPAFAKDQAKTAGHALIDELHLLTTHGVLHLLGYDHAEPAEEREMFGLQKRILGEFQAAVAAHNRRDAQRTADDRLLGTAGLDTVPADEPPA
- the era gene encoding GTPase Era yields the protein MTEPHRSGFACFVGRPNAGKSTLTNALVGSKVAITSSKPQTTRHAIRGIVHRDDAQLVIIDTPGLHRPRTLLGERLNDIVHSTWSEVDVVGLCVPANEKVGPGDRFIAAELKKIAKRTPVIGVVTKTDLVKPEQVAEQLLALQEVMEFAELIPVSAVDGFQVGALADLLVRHLPEGPQLYPGGELTDEPEQTLVAELIREAALEGVRDELPHSIAVTVEEMLPHEGRDDMIDVHAFLYVERPSQKGIILGHKGERLKDVGARARQQIEGLLGSKVYLDLHIKVAKEWQRDPRQLRRLGF
- a CDS encoding CD225/dispanin family protein, yielding MTDQYPNYPPPGGPPPQQPYYGGVPNYGPPPDNNLVWAILCTVLCCLPLGIVAIVKSSQVQTLWAQGFHAEAQKAADDAKKWSMWGAIATGGLFLLYIIFIVVMIIIGASAGSFTP
- a CDS encoding CD225/dispanin family protein; the protein is MTNPYGQQPGYGQQQPYGQQPQPGYGPPSGATPAPYGQPSGANPMPYGQPAPYGQPSPYGQPAPYGAPGGMPGGGDINSIPDYKGWAIGCIFLCWIIAIFAIMKSNEVNTYKMQGNYAAAMDASKSTKTMCMIASIIGGVGCLFSILWIILAVATAF
- a CDS encoding RDD family protein; the encoded protein is MTTPYGQQPPGQQPPPGSGPQPGDGQQQSPQPQQPFGQPPSGEQPSPFGQQPSQSDHPSPFGQQLPQGDQSSPFGQQAVGEQPSSPFGQQPQQQSPFGAQPQQPFGAQQPQQPQQPFGQQSQQQAPFGQPGQQAPFGQAAQFGPQTDYAHWGLRAAGTLIDFGPIVVLPIIGAIVATNVHSVVGGIITGIGYLAGLGWTVYNRWFKMGTTGQSLGKKILKIKLVREVDGQPIGPLMAFVRDLCHNLDGWVCGLGYLWPLWDQKKQTFADKILSTVVVPGEATAALAPAVFGQNPGFPAPPSPFGQQPQQPFGAQPQQPSPFGQQPQQPQAFGQQPQQPFGQQPPAQPFGQQPPGTAAPSPESQPGPAFGEPEPTQVLRPGQQPQQAPSGFDEAEPTQKITPEQLRQQLPGADGPNGPGTPQQ
- a CDS encoding CD225/dispanin family protein; the encoded protein is MTDNQGLPNYSGDPQGGGGFNNPGPPPNNNLVWAILTTILCCLPFGIVAIVKANQVNTLWAQGQPAAAQEAADAAKKWSIIAAIVGGVLIALYILLFVVLGVFAASVDVNNYR
- the recO gene encoding DNA repair protein RecO — translated: MVNLYRDTGVVLRTHKLGEADRIITLLTRRHGKVRAVAKGVRRTSSRFGARLEPFGHVDIQFYTGRSLDVITQVETVDAFALPLVADYQRYTAASAIAETADRLSAEEGEPVLKLYMLVVGALRALAGGERDSSLILDAFFLRAMAYAGWAPAITECARCGLPGPHKAFSVSAGGSMCPDCRVPGCVHPSQEVLTLLAALLHGEWPVAEAAQPVPRRDASGLVAAHLQWHLERQLRSLPLVERRAREGATGAQ
- a CDS encoding PhoH family protein, translating into MAGTVPGEAARPDVPADVTPSKADEAAVTEAAQSRFPIPDAAALSLLGSRDENLRVAEELLAADVHVRGNEVTLTGAPADVAFAERVFAELVTLAGRGQQVDPATVRRTVGMLSTGDSESPAEVLSMNIISRRGKTIRPKTLNQKRYVDAIDKHTIVFGIGPAGTGKTYLAMAKAVQALQAKQVTRIVLTRPAVEAGERLGYLPGTLNEKIDPYLRPLYDALHDMVEPESIPRLMQAGTIEIAPLAYMRGRTLNDAFIILDEAQNTTPEQMKMFLTRLGFGAKIVVTGDVTQVDLPSGQKSGLRVVRDILEGVEDLHFAQLTSQDVVRHKLVGDIVDAYEKWQALQDSQNQGSGWKGQRR
- a CDS encoding hemolysin family protein — its product is MGSPTALLIIAIALILLAGVFAAADAAVSTVSKARADGLVRLGRPGARQLALVIAERRRHINLILLLRMTCELTATVLVTVDILRWIRPLWLAVVVAAGVMVVVSYVLIGVGPRTLGRQHPYRIGLVVAGPVRVLGSILGPLSRLLIVLGNAITPGRGFREGPFTSEVELRELVDLAQERGVVEESEREMIHSVFELGDTVAREVMVPRTEIVWIEHDKTVRQALALALRTGFTRLPVIGDSVDDVAGVVNIKDLMPAYMAEGGPQRQVEELMNPASFVPDSKRLDDLLKEMQVSHNHMAIAVDEYGGTAGLLTIEDILEEIVGEITDESDTDERPEVEELDNGAVRVSSRLSIDDLGELFGIDLEDHDVETVGGLLAERLGRVPLPGAEAEVAGLRLFAEGGKDRRGRMRITTVVVHPADADAVTDAAQGRRRTRVPQPDERDRSVEHA
- a CDS encoding histidine triad nucleotide-binding protein; translation: MSDAETLFERIIAGEIPSDKVYEDATTYAFRDIAPQARVHVLVVPKKRYRNVAELAAADPQVLADIALAARKVAELEGIAESGYRVVFNTDGDAGQTVFHVHAHVLGGEQLGHFGR
- a CDS encoding CD225/dispanin family protein, which produces MTNPYGQQQPYGQQQPGYGPPSGGMPAPYGQPAPYGAPSPYGAPGGMPGGGGDINAIKDYKGWAIGCIFLCWIIAIFAIMKSNEVNTYKMQGNYAAAADASRSTRTMCMIASIIGGVGCLVGIVIFIFSIVAASTATYSCYGSYC
- a CDS encoding cytidine deaminase, yielding MPELDAEDEKLVTLARSARARTQAEEGAALRDTDGRTYAASTVDQPSFKLTALQAAVAAAVSSGAEGIEAAVVVTAEGLLKEASVHAVRDIAETAPIYLADPSGKVLN
- a CDS encoding DUF2752 domain-containing protein, yielding MTTSVYTGFPARGFKARTRALGPPLAVAAGAAAGCVVLLLGDPTTPGGPLPVCPTKAVLGIACPGCGGMRMVYSALHGDIPAALHYNAVSFVILLLLVWSTVAWAVGRLRGRSVDSWLHWRWTPLAFGVVFVVWFVIRNLPFAPFTSLYV
- a CDS encoding 16S rRNA (uracil(1498)-N(3))-methyltransferase, producing MPETTLPVFLTDALPGSGRTTLDGEEARHAATVRRLRVGERLMLSDGEGGMARCVVEAVQAGRDAALTLAIEEHWTEEPPALRVIVAQALAKGDRGELAVELATEAGADAIVPWRAARSVARWEEGTRGDKALTRWRTTARAAAKQARRAHVPEVAEPATTRELAELAQTVSRALVLESGITTRLTEIELPPQGDILLIVGPEGGITDEELATLTEAGATAIRLGPTVLRTSTAAAVALGALGVLTDRWK